A window of the Equus asinus isolate D_3611 breed Donkey chromosome 20, EquAss-T2T_v2, whole genome shotgun sequence genome harbors these coding sequences:
- the LOC139041247 gene encoding uncharacterized protein — protein sequence MGLPTSWDPSPTAPIPSRDPIPPGTPPLSPPPPPLTDPMPSRDALPPRPPAPTGPMDPIPSRDPIPPGPSWDPQPTAPITSRDPIPSRDPQPTSPIPSREPIPPRTPSLPGPRPTDPMPPRPPSFPRPLAYCPHPSWDPIPSRDSQPTSPIPSRDPRPTAPIPSRAPISPGTPADGPHPLPEPYSLPGTQPTAPIPFRAPIPSRDPQPTAPISPGTPADGPHPLPGPHSLQGSPADGPHLLPSPHLSRDTGRRPPSPPGIPSRRPPCPPEPPSSPADPATSPAAGGRAAQPIASRLSAMTLRSRR from the coding sequence ATGGGCCTCCCAACCTCCTGGGACCCCAGCCCGACGGCCCCCATCCCCTCACGGGACCCCATCCCTCCAGgcactcctcccctctccccccctccccccccgctGACGGACCCCATGCCCTCCCGGGACGCCCTCCCtccccgaccccccgcccccaccgggCCGATGGACCCCATCCCCTCCCGGGACCCCATCCCTCCCGGGCCTTCCTGGGACCCCCAGCCGACGGCCCCTATTACCTCCCGGGACCCCATCCCCTCCCGGGATCCCCAGCCGACGAGCCCCATCCCCTCCCGAGAACCCATCCCTCCCAGGACCCCCTCCCTCCCGGGCCCCCGGCCGACGGACCCCATGCCTCCCAGGCCCCCATCCTTCCCGAGACCCCTGGCCTACTGTCCCCATCCCTCCTGGGACCCCATCCCCTCCCGGGATTCCCAGCCAACGAGCCCCATCCCCTCCCGAGACCCCCGGCCAACGGCCCCCATCCCCTCCCGAGCCCCCATCTCTCCCGGGACCCCAGCCGACGGCCCCCATCCCCTCCCGGAACCCTATTCCCTCCCGGGAACCCAGCCGACTGCCCCCATCCCCTTCCGGGCCCCCATTCCCTCCAGGGATCCCCAGCCGACGGCCCCCATCTCTCCCGGGACACCGGCCGACGGCCCCCATCCCCTTCCGGGCCCCCATTCCCTCCAGGGATCCCCAGCCGACGGCCCCCATCTCCTCCCGAGCCCCCATCTCTCCCGGGACACCGGCCGACGGCCCCCATCCCCACCCGGGATCCCCAGCCGAAGGCCCCCATGCCCTCCCGAGCCCCCATCCAGTCCCGCGGACCCCGCCACCAGCCCAGCCGCGGGCGGGCGCGCCGCGCAGCCAATCGCGAGCCGGCTCTCCGCGATGACCTTGCGGAGTCGGCGCTGA